One stretch of Molothrus aeneus isolate 106 chromosome 2, BPBGC_Maene_1.0, whole genome shotgun sequence DNA includes these proteins:
- the SLC35F2 gene encoding solute carrier family 35 member F2 → MEQAAAAAGAPRPESAAPAADAADAAEPSPGAAASSPRRLLALLGAKLCTWHIWKTVILGQMLSLFICGTAVTSQYLADKFHVNTPMLQSFINYCLLLLVYTTMLVFKTGSDSLCQILKQRWWKYIIVGLADVEANYTIVKAYQYTNLTSVQLLDCFGIPVLMALSWFLLRARYKLIHFVAVAICLLGVATMVGADILAGREEGEGSDVVIGDVLVLLAASLYAISNVGEEYIVKNLSRVEFLGMVGLFGTIISGLQLAIVEHKEIMKIQWNWKIALLFTAFALCMFGLYSFMPVVIKVSSATSVNLAILTSDLYSLFLGLYLFFYKFSGLYIVSFVIIMVGFTLYCAAPTAEPTAVPQPGHAGLDNAALKLEENDGESPAVAVQFSRGETVVLSTN, encoded by the exons ATGGAGCAGGCGGCCGCTGCTGCCGGGGCACCGCGGCCCGAGTCTGCCGCTCCTGCTGCTGATGCTGCCGATGCTGCCGAGCCAtcgcccggggccgccgcctCCTCTCCGCGCCGGCTGCTGGCGCTGCTCGGGGCCAAGCTCTGCACCTG GCATATTTGGAAAACTGTAATTCTGGGCCAGATGCTCTCCTTGTTTATCTGTGGGACTGCTGTTACAAGCCAGTACCTGGCAGACAAATTCCATGTGAATACTCCAATGTTGCAAAGTTTCATCAACTATTGTTTGCTGCTTCTGGTTTATACAACAATGCTGGTATTTAAGACTG GCAGTGACAGTCTCTGTCAGATTTTGAAACAGAGGTGGTGGAAATATATTATTGTGGGACTGGCTGATGTTGAAGCCAATTACACGATTGTAAAAGCCTACCAATACACAAACCTCACAAGTGTGCAG CTCCTGGACTGTTTTGGGATTCCCGTGCTGATGGCTTTGTCCTGGTTCCTTCTCCGAGCAAGATACAAGCTGAtacattttgttgctgttgccaTCTGTTTGCTGGGTGTGGCAACAATGGTGGGTGCAGACATtttggcagggagggaggaaggtgaAG GTAGTGACGTGGTGATTGGAGATGTCTTAGTGCTTCTTGCTGCTTCTTTGTATGCCATTTCTAATGTGGGTGAGGAATACATTGTGAAAAATCTGAGCAGAGTGGAGTTTCTAGGAATGGTGGGCTTGTTTGGGACTATTATCAGCGGTCTACAGCT AGCCATTGTGGAACATAAAGAGATAATGAAAATTCAGTGGAACTGGAAAATTG CACTACTGTTCACAGCCTTTGCCCTGTGCATGTTTGGGCTGTACAGCTTCATGCCAGTTGTGATTAAAGTTAGCAGCGCAACCTCCGTCAACCTGGCAATTCTGACTTCAGATCTCTACAGTCTCTTCCTTGGGCTTTACCTGTTTTTTTACAAG TTTTCAGGTCTCTACATTGTGTCCTTTGTTATCATCATGGTGGGCTTCACGTTGTACTGCGCCGCTCCCACGGCAGAGCCCACGGCCGTGCCGCAGCCTGGCCACGCCGGCCTGGACAACGCGGCCCTGAAGCTGGAGGAGAACGACGGCGAAAGCCCAGCCGTGGCTGTGCAGTTCTCCAGGGGAGAAACTGTGGTGCTCAGCACCAATTAA